AGTATTCGGTCGTCCGGGCGAGGAACATCCTCGCGAAGCTCGGCGAGCGGCGCGGCGCCGAGGAAACGGACGCGGCCTGGCTCCGGGCCCACGCCGATTTCAATCTCGTACCCGAGGGGGATCGCGCGTCGCACTGGGAGGTTCCCGCGCTGCTCGGCCGGCTCGAGGCGGTCCTGGCGCAGGCCGTCTCGGCGCTCGAATTGGCCGCGGTGGCCAAGCACGCCTATGTTCTTGCCCAGGCCTTCAACTCCTTCTACCACCGGTGGCCGGTGGCGCAGGAGGAGGATCCCGGCGTGCGCAGGGCCCGGGCGGCGGTCGTCCGGCTCTACCACGACGGGATGGTCCATCTGCTCGGCCTGATGGGCATCGAGGTCCCCGAGCGCATGTAGCGCGTGGGGAGGGCCGGCATGGGCCTCCGGTTCGTCGTCGTGGGAACGCTCGACGCCGCGGTGCGCGCGGAGCTGGAGGCGTTCGGCGGCGGGTCGACGGTGATCGGACCGGTCGACGCCGCGGCCGCCGCGAGGCTGCTTCTCGGCGGGTCCGCCGACTCCCTGGTCTCCTCCCCGCAGTGGCGCGCCCACTCGGCGGCGCACCCGTTCCAGCAGATGCTCGACGCCGAGTTCGCGAGAGCGGTCCGTTATCGCCACCCGATCGCCCTCCTTTCCATCGAGGTCGACGGCCTGGCGGAGCTTCGCGCCTCGCAAGGGGGTCCCGCAGCGGAGGCGTATCTGTCCCGGCTGGACGCGGCGCTGCGGCGCTCGTTGCGCGAGATGGACGTCCTCGCGCGACTCGAGGACGACACGTTCGGCGTGCTCCTCCCGGAGACCGGCGGGACCGGCGCAGCCCACGTCGCCGAGCGGCTGCGCGCGCTCGCCGCGAGGGTGCTCGCGAAGCCGGCCGAAGGGGGCGAGCGCCGCGGCATTCCCTTGAAGGCCACCGTGAGCGTCGGCCTTTCGGAGTCTCCCGCGGAGGGGGTCGTCACCGGGCGCGACCTCCACGCACGGGCGGTGGCCGCGCGCAGCCGGGCGCGCGAGGGGGGCGGCGACCGCGTCGTGGACTGAAGTTCGCGGCGCCGGCCCCGCGCCCCGGGGCGCCGTGGCGTCGGTGGCGACGCGCGTTGCGTGTAAACTGCCGATTCGATGAAAACGATTCCCGCCCTCGCGGCCTGGGCCTGCGCCGCGTCGTGCTCCGTCACGCTTGCGGCCCCTCCCCCGACGCTCTCCTTCGACGACGTGCGCAGCGGCATGCGCGGCGAGGGCCGGACCGTGTTCGAGGGCAACCGGATCGAGACCTTTCAGGTCGAGATCGTCGGGAAGCTCCCGCGTATCGGCCCCGACCAGAACCTCATTCTCGCGCGGCTCACCGGCGGTCCCCTTGCCCAGACGGGCGTTCTCGCCGGCATGAGCGGGAGCCCGGTCTGGGTCGACGGCAAGCTCGTCGGGGCCGTGGCGTACTCGTGGGGGTTCAGCAAGGAAGCGCTCGCGGGGATCACGCCGATCGCCGAGATGTTCGCGGTCTCACGGCGCGAGGTGGCGCCCCGCGCGCGAGCCGCCGCGCTGGAGCGGGGCGCGCTCGACCTCGCGCGCGAGCCGGCCCGTCTCGCGACGTTTTTCGAGCGCGATCTCCCCCGTCGCCTTCCGGTCCTCTCCCTCCCCGCGGTGCGCGCGGTGCCGATCGCCGTCGCCGGGATGGCCCCCGAGGGGTTCTCGCGTGTGGCTCCCGGCCTCGCCGCGGCGGGGTTCCTTCCCGTGCAGTCGGGATCGGCCGGTGCGGGCTCCGGCCCCCCGCCCAAGCTCGAGCCCGGCTCCCCCGTCGGCGTCCAGCTCGTGCGCGGCGATGTCGACATCACGGCGACCGGGACCGTGACGTGGGTCGACGGCGATCAGGTCTACGCGTTCGGCCACCCGCTCTACGGGCTCGGATCGGTCGACCTCCCGCTCACCGCCGCACGCGTCGAGACGCTTCTCGCGAGCCTGAACGCGTCGTCGAAGATCGCCGTCCCGCTCGACGAGATCGGGGCCTTCCGGCAGGATCGCACCGCCGCGATCTGGGGGCGCCTGGGCGTCAAGCCGCGGATGATCCCCGTCCGCCTGCAGTGGTCCGACGCGTCGGGCGGCCGCCGCGCGTACGCGTTCGACGTCGCCTCGGATCCGCTGCTCGGACCGCTGCTCCTCTACAACGTGCTGAACGGGATCGTCGGCGGGAACGAGC
This Candidatus Polarisedimenticolaceae bacterium DNA region includes the following protein-coding sequences:
- a CDS encoding DALR anticodon-binding domain-containing protein, whose product is YSVVRARNILAKLGERRGAEETDAAWLRAHADFNLVPEGDRASHWEVPALLGRLEAVLAQAVSALELAAVAKHAYVLAQAFNSFYHRWPVAQEEDPGVRRARAAVVRLYHDGMVHLLGLMGIEVPERM
- a CDS encoding diguanylate cyclase — its product is MGLRFVVVGTLDAAVRAELEAFGGGSTVIGPVDAAAAARLLLGGSADSLVSSPQWRAHSAAHPFQQMLDAEFARAVRYRHPIALLSIEVDGLAELRASQGGPAAEAYLSRLDAALRRSLREMDVLARLEDDTFGVLLPETGGTGAAHVAERLRALAARVLAKPAEGGERRGIPLKATVSVGLSESPAEGVVTGRDLHARAVAARSRAREGGGDRVVD
- a CDS encoding SpoIVB peptidase S55 domain-containing protein: MKTIPALAAWACAASCSVTLAAPPPTLSFDDVRSGMRGEGRTVFEGNRIETFQVEIVGKLPRIGPDQNLILARLTGGPLAQTGVLAGMSGSPVWVDGKLVGAVAYSWGFSKEALAGITPIAEMFAVSRREVAPRARAAALERGALDLAREPARLATFFERDLPRRLPVLSLPAVRAVPIAVAGMAPEGFSRVAPGLAAAGFLPVQSGSAGAGSGPPPKLEPGSPVGVQLVRGDVDITATGTVTWVDGDQVYAFGHPLYGLGSVDLPLTAARVETLLASLNASSKIAVPLDEIGAFRQDRTAAIWGRLGVKPRMIPVRLQWSDASGGRRAYAFDVASDPLLGPLLLYNVLNGIVGGNERIYGTTTLRLREGSVIKIDGEDDVELDNLFAGDSAPGYATGLSAYILYLLMNNDWRTPSISGVNLILDYEDGPRTAVIRRVTLDRHRVHAGEKVHAAIVLSPYRGPDQVLEREIEIPEETPAGRLLVQVGDAGSVSRAESADDPVGPRDLGQLVRLINRLRRNDRVYVVGSRQDAGVSLGGARLPNLPPSALGILTRPRSTGNYALLPLRVVLEEEIRTDYAVEGFARVQLEVEER